Genomic window (Oryza sativa Japonica Group chromosome 3, ASM3414082v1):
CATGTTCTCTGCTCCAGCTGGGCTGCCGCAGGAGAGTGTGCCAAGAACCCCGGTTACATGGTCGGCACCAGTGACTCCCCCCCTGGCTTCTGCCGGAAGAGTTGCAACGTATGTACAAAGTAGTTTCATACTACTAATTGACTAATAATCACAATAAACAAgtaattatttttcaaaaaaaatacagtacAAAAATGAACGTTCACAACGCACGCACCCTACCAATATGATCGCTTTCAAAAGATCGGACCGATATATCTTAATATTGACGAAGAtaccactaaaaaaataaataatcgaGCACTCATATTAAGTTTGAAACCTAAAACCAAGTGAattggttccaccacaagaaacaTATCTAATTGAGCTACACTCTCATATATACTTCTCTTCCTATAAATTTGTACTATTCTTACAAGAAATTTAGGTTTGTGTCATTGTGTGAGTTGTGAGTACTCTTCTCTGGgaatttttgatgaaaaatatggcgccatagaTACAGCTACACCCTTCTTCTAGGAGTTGTACTATTTTTCAAGTGGTTGTAGCTATATTTATTAcgtcatatttttcatcaaaaaatagtcggcatgtatttacattgtaagttcctaaattacatatgtaattttagtgtatttacaatgtaagtctcaaaattacatatgtaagtactaaaattacatatgtaaattcgaaaattacatactaattacatatgtaagtggagtgtaaatgaggtgtaactactgtgtaagtggctgaaaaaaatcgactgtagcatatggcgccatatttctagcaactccgTTTCAAGTTGACGGGGTGTTATCAAATCTAAGTTTAAGGTCAACTCTAAGTTGAGAGGGTTTAAGGTCCAAGCCCAACTATCCGTTTTttcgaaagagaaaaaaagtcaaGCCCAATTGTTCGGTCCACTGGGCCCTACTGACAGAGCGCCGCCATTTCGGAGCTTCCGGAGCACGCGTCGACGACGCACtcgacacgtgggccccacggtATAAACACCCTCTCACTCTCACTGGCGCGTCGGCCCCACAGATCAACCTCATCGTCTCCGACCCCCCTCCGCCGCCCAAGGGAGCTAGGCCGGCGGCGCTcgtctctgccgccgccgccgtcgcacggGCATGGCTCgtctcgtcctcctcgtcgtcctacTGCTTCTCCTCTCCGTCACCGGCGAGACGTCCgccaccggcggtggcggggaagGCGGGCGATTCGACGCCTCCCGCACAGTCGATGTCTCGTGGAGCCCCAGGTAAATTAATCGACCGCCGCGAATCTCTGGGCTcaggtgcggcggcgagccggcggctTTCCGTTGATCTCTCCATTCTGTGAGGTGGCAGGGTGTTCCTGTACGAGGGGTTCCTGTCGGATGTGGAGTGCGAACACCTCATCGCGCTGGTAGGTTGCGCTCAAATCAAATCCCCTCTTGGGAAATCTGATACGTGCGTTCATTGAgttgttattttttctatttttgtgtGCGTGTGTGAATTGCGAAGGCGAAGCAGGGTAGGATGGAGAGGTCGACGGTGGTAAACGGCAAGTCGGGGGAGAGCGTGATGAGCAAGACGAGGACCAGCTCCGGCATGTTCCTCATCAGGAAACAGGTGAGGCTACGAGCGAGGGTCGCTTTAAGGCTGGAAAATAAGCAATGTCGCTTGTCCGGATCACATAAGCATCCAAACAATTTCAATTTTCAAGTCTTTGTTGAGCAAGGATTCATTTGAAACGTAAGAATTTCACAGGGGTTTTGGACTGATCATCGGTGCAATTCTTCCAAAATTCTTCATTCCAAAATGAGGTCAAAGTCCACATTTGGATTataggatttttcttttaccaTGTGAATACGCAGGAATTAATCGAGTTTCATGTATTCCTAAAGGGCTAAAATAGCCAATGTTCTATGCACGTTGCATATACCTATACTGAATTTTCTGATTGCAGTGATTTGTCAGCACGCGTGTGGATAATAAAAATTGCTTCTGACCCTCTAATGTTTTATTTATCTGAAGGATGAAGTCGTTGCAAGAATAGAGGAGAGGATTGCTGCTTGGACCATGTTTCCAGCAGGTATGGTGCAAGGGCACAGAACACTGGAAAACTGCTTAATTGGACCTTGCTCCAAATGTTCTTCAGAGTGCATCACCTTCTATTGCTTTGCCCGTTTTGTGATTCTTGAACGGTCAGAAAACGGTGAATCTATGCAAATGCTACGTTATGGGCAAGGTGAGAAATACGAGCCACACTTTGATTACATTCGCGGACGGCAAGCCTCAGCTCGTGGAGGTCATCGGATTGCTACTGTGCTCATGTACCTGTCCAATGTCAAGATGGGTGGAGAGACCGTCTTCCCCGATGCAGAGGTATTTTACACCTTCTGGCCTCGTTTGATTTTGCTGCAAAATTTCATTACAATTTATCTTCTCCCCACAGGCTAGGTTATCACAGCCTAAAGACGAGACATGGTCCGACTGCGCAGAACAGGGCTTCGCAGGTATGGTTGACACTCGCAAACCAAAATTATATTTACAAATTTTGGTTTGTTCAAATGTAATAATGTGCAATTTCGAAGATAAGAGTTTGAACTCGCAACTGTTGGGCTCGTCATGCAGTTTTGCTTTTTGTCCGCTTGTAACAATGTTTGGATTTTGTTTGGCAGTGAAACCTACCAAAGGCAGTGCGGTGCTGTTCTTCAGCCTCTACCCCAACGCGACGTTCGACCCAGGCAGCCTGCACGGAAGCTGCCCTGTCATACAAGGCGAGAAGTGGTCGGCGACGAAATGGATCCATGTGAGATCCTACGACGAAAATGGCCGGAGATCCTCGGACAAATGCGAGGATCAACATGCTCTCTGCTCCAGCTGGGCTGCTGCTGGAGAGTGTGCCAAGAACCCCGGTTACATGGTCGGCACCAGTGAATCCCCTGGCTTCTGCCGGAAGAGTTGCAACGTATGTACATCGTAGTTTCAGACTACTAATCGACTAATAATcataataaatacatattttatTCTTACTCCTATCGTTTGATTCCATGTTTTCATATATACTTTTGTTCAAGAAACTATTTTGATCGCTCTTACATGTCACTCAAATGATTAAAAAATTTgagaagatatattaatatgtgttgtatcactccacaaacatgtaagttaaaattcaacttgtacatctcacaacgaaaaaacaaatttgactgtaaatatacgttaactagttgtagtttatttattttttcgttGCGAAATGCAGAAGTTgaacatgttaatacatctttccaattttttttaaaaaaaatttcataactATATAATTGACATGCAAACACTCCCCTTTTATTCCTATAAATTTTTACTGTTCTTGCAAGAGGAGATCGGCAGATAGGCTGATCACTGAGCTGATTACTTGGCCTTCGCTGTCTTGACGGCGACAATGCCGTCGTTGCCGGCGAGTGCTTTCACTGGTAGAGAaatcatctttggtcggtcaacCCAAATCTACAATAATctcggttccattaaaaaccaggactaaaaatgatttttagtcccggttaataagaggaagatctttactcccggttgttgttaccaaccgagactaaaaatcatctttagtcccggttggagttaccaaccaggactaaagatgatttttagtcccggttgattccatgtcaggcCGTGTCAGGGccctatgatctttagtcccggttagtaacaccaatcgggactaaaaacctatttttagtcccggttggtgttactaaccgggaataaaaatcaaaacacactgtataatccatagtaccgatcctctttttccgtccacacaacaaactccttcctctatctctttttttcctctctaacttcttatctctttccttatctctaactcccctcctctccttccttttttccttcaccacagtgcaggcggccggcgcggaggcggcgatacgggggacggcgcggaggcggcctgcgcggcggcggcggtgggcggccggcgcggcggcgcggggggccacGCGGCTGCGCCGggggccgcgcggaggcggcggctgcggtgggtgGCCGCTCGGCGGCGATCGGCGCGGTGCCGGCTGGCTGGCGCGgatgggaggaggggaggcggcagtggccgccggccggattttttttttaatgtgaatctgtgatgtatttttgtgtgagatgtgaatctgtgatgtattttttagaACCTTGTGAGGTAATTTTTTTAAcagtttgtgatgtatttggagatgatttgtttgatgatttggagatgttctgtaatatgtgatgatttggatatgggaggggatggtgtgaaatcaatattcaatattaaaagcagaaaaaaaaagaaaaaatatctttagtcccggttggtgttaacaaccatctttagtcccggttgttaacaccaaccgggacaaaagattgatttttagtcccggttatttgaaccaggactaaagatagcgatctttagtcccgaattcgtcaaccgggactacaggggggttacgaaccgggactaaaaagcatttctccaccagtgttggTACTTGTCCCTCCTGGTGAGGCTGGTGCACTCGTAGGAGAGCGTGGAAGCTATGAGCTTCTGGACATGGTTGGCCACGTCGTGGCTGGacttgccgccgctgccgccgcaggtGAGCTCGGCCGGCAGCTTGTCGAGGAACGTGACGGTGTACTCCGGGAACAGGTTCATGAAGAAGTAGAACGGGTCCATCGCCTTGCAACCCCTCGCCGTCGTGCCGTGGAACATGCTCATCCAGCACTCCGTCGCCACCGGCACGATGTCGTCGGTGAGCTCGGCGAAGAGAGCCGAAAACCGCAGCAGGTAGGGCTCCCGGCAGGTGGTCCCCTGTTAAGAATCCAACAGAGAAATGGAACCAAATACTCAAGAACAGATAGATCGACGGGGATTCCTACAAattcctccgtcgccgccgccgccgccaatcaCCTCCAGATTTTACTAATTTGATAGATGAACAAACAGAGTTTGCTTCTGTATTtagctctctttctctctctctcacctgcTCTTGCTTACAGACAAGGCCTTGGGCCCTTACGCACACGCACGCTTACACGGCCCACTCCGGCCCAGATACTCTAGTATTAGCTTTCTTATGTCTTCTTCCCCTCCCGCCAGCATCCTCCTCCTTGGAGCTGTTGCCATCGCCCGGATCACCACTGCAGACATCCTGACATTCCCCCTTCCTTGAAAATTGGCTTGCCCTCAAGCCAAAGCTCGAGGAAAATGGGAATGAAGATCCTCCAAGTCCTCCCAAGTTGCTTCCTCAACTGGACAATCAGACCAATGAATTAAAGCTTGTTGAATGACAGCATTACCTGACTTACGCACCCGGGTATCCAGAACAGCCACAGGAACTTGCTTCTGCTCAAGTTGAACATGAAGATGTGCAGAAGAGAATCCCTTAAAACCCCGAGCTGATTTAAGTTGTGACACGTGAAAGACCGGATGAATAGAGCTCCCAGCAGGCAATGCTAAATGATAAGCAACTGCCCTCACCTTGTGCAGCACCTCATAAGGACCAAAATATTTGAAGCTCAATTTGTGATTGGCCCTGGCAGCCACAGAAGTCTGAACATACGGCTGTAACTTCAAATAAACCCAATCCCCCACAGCAAAAGTCCTGGGACTGCGTTTTTTATCAGCTTGAGCCGTCATAATTTGTTGTGCTCTGTTCAGATGTTGCTGCAGGAGTTGCATCATTAATCCTCTATCAGACAACCATTGCTGCACATTTGGAAGTTCACAGGAATTGACAGTGATGCCTAACTGATTTGGAGTGTGGCCATATAAGACCTCAAAAGGGGTTTTGCCAAGGGTGGAATGCTAACTGGTGTTGTACCAATACTCAGCCAAGTATAACCAAGTGGACCATTTAGAGGGGCAAGAGTGAGTAAAATAACGCAAGTAAGTTTCTAAACATTGATTCACCCGTTCTGTCTGGCCATCagtttgtggatggtaagccgtatgtcgaaacatgatttcggcaataataaaagggggtagcgcacgagacctaaaagtggatggatgcagagacaaaggatttagacaggttcaggccctctcaatgagaggtaataccctactcctgtttggggatttgaatccgccgagtgtgtattgatctgacgatcaggttgtctcatatctgccccctagagggcctcctgcccaccttatataggatggggggcaggattacaagatagaaaccttaaccaatacggtatcggtttcctaaatcaggactttaggccgttccgtaatatacaaggaaacgtaacacccaagtcatgatctgttacatattacatagatataagttatcccctataactagtcggataaccatgccgtgtgggtatggggtacccataatctccacagtagcccctgagaccttcacagtcggaaagataaccttctctcgaactagattactccaaagccgagtgcttcaatcatcttcgccatggtctcccgagtacttttaccaaatctgaagactgtggagggctgaaaaatatagtcaggtgcatcgactagatgcacctaataggtgtaacccccgactatgtggttaatcgaacaaaccaaacatatagtcaaggaataaataatccaaccaaccgagtggtttttgataattatagtcaaccaagtgacttgataccaatatatagcatatgcggtgtgaatccccgaataatatgattcaagtgatataccgactgcttggcaaaatatgatgcgtacaacctaaagttgacaacATCTTTGAAAGTTCACATAACAAAACAAttataaagaagcttgaatgctgtgaataaagaaatttccaaagtattgggcatacgccatgcgcacactgctttaacagatgtgcttaagtccctaaaagacacatggtttcaccacacctggaaatatatggcatatatggtataacatccgagtaagtaaactcataaaggatttaccaaccgcctgaaaaatgaccataatatataatcagcctaagccataatattggtcaataaaaatgcacacttacgtggcaaaaagcaatgatattgtatccaatcaattgcttgataaacccaaacagcaccttgactatataaaaaagccagcggggcagctatataaagctttactgtttgacaccttttaagatgcattgtaccaactcctaaaaagtcgagtaactgcggtataaaaggattttaaggtattgggcacttgatcacgcgcactttggcctaagcgaaaagtgcctaagtccctaaaagaacgtgacaggccacacctgaaaatatgggctgcagacatattaggcctaggccaaaacatatgccctcgacaccctttaaaggatgacgcatgtaacatgctcccgagtaataaatcttccgggtaatatagaccaagcgtagctcatatgaatagcttctgatctgagtgattatcccttatgggatactccaaaatagatataaaaattgaatcccgactggcgcaagtattcggttgataacccttacggggaataataaatagtccagtctttgagcatagaaaatagacccatgatcatgaattcatgttgcatgtatccggagcaagtccaaattgaagatataatacttgtatttgagctagtaagcccctgagcacgtagccacaattgttcattgatggtagctgacgcagttggcatagagacaagacgaccaatatagagataatattgcccaacagaggtggcaaaaatattggtggtagtgaagatagtgataccaatcaaaagtgatgaagttgcacagccgtggaggcgaagaaaccagtcggcaacagtcaggtcagccatcaatgaagatgaaggcgcccagcgataaagttgtgtagccatggcagcgaaataatcagtcggtgacagacgaggcagatcaaaggcgatgacgaaatccaccaatcatgaagatgaggaaaatagtcggcgacgacaaacgTAACCGACAGCAATGATGATAAGCATCAACAGAGATGATCAAAcatgatgacgaagttgcctATCAATAGCAGTAGAGT
Coding sequences:
- the LOC4331736 gene encoding probable prolyl 4-hydroxylase 7; its protein translation is MARLVLLVVLLLLLSVTGETSATGGGGEGGRFDASRTVDVSWSPRVFLYEGFLSDVECEHLIALAKQGRMERSTVVNGKSGESVMSKTRTSSGMFLIRKQDEVVARIEERIAAWTMFPAENGESMQMLRYGQGEKYEPHFDYIRGRQASARGGHRIATVLMYLSNVKMGGETVFPDAEARLSQPKDETWSDCAEQGFAVKPTKGSAVLFFSLYPNATFDPGSLHGSCPVIQGEKWSATKWIHVRSYDENGRRSSDKCEDQHALCSSWAAAGECAKNPGYMVGTSESPGFCRKSCNVCTS